The proteins below are encoded in one region of Apium graveolens cultivar Ventura chromosome 4, ASM990537v1, whole genome shotgun sequence:
- the LOC141719476 gene encoding uncharacterized protein LOC141719476, giving the protein MEKCQDTQPTRANRARGPMGTTQIIDLEETRGRKLIDVLRGNPFELLPLGDPDDPTPPFTAEIMNTHITRKFKMPTIKGYDGMGDPANHIRTFSKPVNDMIKYRTFPQTLSGMAQRWYSRFPPNSIGSFRDLSQAYIKQFISRNVHEKSSASLMSILLGAKKSLRDNLNQFTKNALKVPNLDDKVSMIALQQGIKDEFFKMSFAQRPPKNMLQLQSSAGKYIHVEESIKKTV; this is encoded by the coding sequence CTACCCAAATCATTGATTTGGAGGAAACTCGTGGGAGAAAATTAATAGATGTCCTTCGGGGAAACCCATTTGAGTTGCTCCCTCTCGGAGACCCAGACGATCCAACCCCGCCTTTCACGGCAGAAATCATGAACACCCATATCACtaggaagtttaagatgccaacAATAAAGGGTTATGATGGAATGGGGGATCCAGCTAATCATATCAGGACCTTCTCTAAGCCCGTGAATGATATGATCAAATATCGAACTTTCCCTCAAACCCTATCAGgcatggctcaaaggtggtatagtcgttttcCACCAAACTCAATTGGATCATTTAGAGATTTAAGCCAAGCTTACATCAAGCAGTTCATCAGCAGGAATGTGCATGAAAAAAGCTCTGCTTCTCTTATGAGTATACTCCTAGGGGCAAAAAAATCTCTTAGAGACAACTTGAATCAATTCACAAAGAATGCCTTGAAAGTCCCcaatcttgatgataaggtatcTATGATAGCTCTGCAGCAAGGAATCAAGGATGAGTTCTTCAAAATGTCATTTGCCCAACGGCCACCAAaaaatatgttgcagctccaaaGTAGTGCAGGAAAGTATATCCATGTTGAAGAAAGTATAAAGAAAACAGTGTGA